In the genome of Myxococcus stipitatus, one region contains:
- a CDS encoding SDR family oxidoreductase, translating into MDFGLKGRRALVMGASAGLGYATAQALVKEGATVAICSRGGDKLEKAAKSLGAALAVPCDLTQPGAARRLVDEVAAKLGGVDVLVVNTGGPPAGPFEALTAEQWQVGFQSLWMAAVDGMQAALPGMRERKWGRIVLVTSLAAREAMANLTVSNGLRAGLLGLVKTVSNEVAQHGVTVNAVLPGYHATERMTELGLTDEKVAPQIPARRLGRPEELAALVAFLSSEQASYVTGQSICVDGGAQRGF; encoded by the coding sequence ATGGATTTCGGACTGAAGGGTAGGCGCGCGCTCGTCATGGGCGCGTCGGCGGGGCTGGGCTACGCGACGGCGCAGGCGCTGGTGAAGGAAGGGGCCACGGTGGCCATCTGCTCGCGCGGTGGCGACAAGCTGGAGAAGGCGGCGAAGTCGCTGGGCGCGGCGCTGGCGGTGCCGTGTGACTTGACGCAGCCGGGTGCGGCGCGGCGGCTGGTGGACGAGGTGGCGGCGAAGCTGGGCGGTGTGGATGTGCTCGTGGTGAACACGGGCGGGCCGCCTGCGGGGCCGTTCGAGGCGCTGACGGCGGAGCAGTGGCAGGTGGGCTTCCAGAGCCTGTGGATGGCGGCGGTGGATGGGATGCAGGCGGCGCTGCCGGGGATGCGGGAGCGCAAGTGGGGCCGCATCGTGCTGGTGACATCGCTGGCGGCGCGTGAGGCGATGGCGAACCTCACGGTGTCCAATGGCTTGCGCGCGGGGTTGCTCGGGTTGGTGAAGACGGTGAGCAACGAGGTGGCGCAGCACGGCGTCACGGTGAACGCGGTGCTGCCGGGCTACCACGCGACGGAGCGGATGACGGAGCTGGGGCTCACGGACGAGAAGGTGGCGCCGCAGATTCCCGCGCGGCGGCTGGGACGTCCCGAGGAGCTGGCCGCGCTGGTGGCGTTCCTGTCGTCCGAGCAGGCGTCGTACGTCACCGGCCAGTCCATCTGCGTCGACGGTGGAGCGCAGCGCGGCTTCTGA